The window CACCCGTCCGTCTTCGAACCGTCCGGAGAACGCACTCGCGAGGGCGATCAGATACAACAGCACGCTGAGTGGCCAGGACAGCAGCTGCTCCGGTAGCCCAGCAGTCAGGACGAACAGGTATTCCGGAAGGGTCGTCACATGCAGCGTTCTCGGGTTCACGAGTCCCCACGGGAAGACCAGTGTCGTTCCACCAGCGACGACGAGGACCGTCCACGGAATGACGAACAACGAGAGCAAAACGAGTCGTCGAGATGTGAGGACCGTCTCGAAGTATGAACGC of the Haladaptatus caseinilyticus genome contains:
- a CDS encoding TIGR04206 family protein, which encodes MRLLSRSYFETVLTSRRLVLLSLFVIPWTVLVVAGGTTLVFPWGLVNPRTLHVTTLPEYLFVLTAGLPEQLLSWPLSVLLYLIALASAFSGRFEDGRVTGGLLAIAGITHLNFALRFVGYGALVIPLGPIALFAVAWWFHWPDFRQFLNRR